A genomic window from Passer domesticus isolate bPasDom1 chromosome Z, bPasDom1.hap1, whole genome shotgun sequence includes:
- the PHAX gene encoding phosphorylated adapter RNA export protein, translating to MAQEPRGMDGDVEDGELSGSDSDMPGVGSPGQKLHAGSDSCRPFQSSLSSCAPSVPYRTTKSLDSSEESGSDSDDDGCLWKRKRQKCFNLSPAKPEPFQLSQSHQKQTALRGKKVNNIWGAVLQEQNQDAVATELGILGMDGSIDRSRQSETYNYLLAKKLMKEAQQKEAETLDKELDEYMHDEKKVLPAEEENGQGFLKRKRPVKDRLGERQEMKYKGRYEITEEDSEEKVADEIAYRLCEPKKDLIARVVKIIGKRKAIELLMETAEVEQNGGLFIVNGTRRRTPGGVYLNLLKNTPSIKEEKIKEIFYLENQKEYENKKAAKKRRIQVLGKKMKKAIKGLNLQEYDDASRETFASDTNEALASLDDLQEGHHEAKMEPEDTIEIDNAHDLEIF from the exons AAGCTGCACGCTGGCAGCGATTCCTGCAGGCCCTTCCAGAGCAGCCTCTCCTCCTGTGCTCCCAGTGTTCCTTACAGGACCACCAAGAGCCTGGACTCCAGCGAGGAGAGCGGCTCCGACTCCGACGACGACGGCTGCCTGTGGAAGCGAAAGAGGCAGAAATGCTTCAACCTCTCCCCTGCCAAACCCGAGcccttccagctcagccagaGCCACCAAAAACAGACTGCTCTGCGCGGCAAGAAGGTCAACAACATCTGGGGCGCCGTGCTCCAGGAGCAGAACCAGGACGCGGTGGCGACCGAGCTCGGGATTCTGGGCATGGACGGCTCAATTGACAGGAGCAGGCAGTCTGAGACTTACAACTACCTGCTGGCTAAAAAGCTGATGAAGGAAGCCCAGCAGAAGGAGGCAGAGACTTTGGATAAGGAGCTGGATGAATACATGCACGATGAGAAGAAGGTGTTGCCAGCAGAGGAGGAAAACGGGCAGGGCTTCCTCAAACGGAAGCGGCCCGTGAAAGACAGACTGGGGGAAAGGCAGGAGATGAAGTACAAGGGAAGGTATGAGATAACAGAGGAAGACTCAGAGGAAAAAGTGGCAGATGAAATTGCCTATCG ACTTTGTGAGCCAAAGAAAGACTTAATTGCTCGAGTAGTGAAGATAATTGGGAAGAGAAAAGCCATCGAGCTGCTGATGGAAACAGCTGAAGTAGAACAGAATGGTGGGCTGTTCATCGTG AATGGCACCAGGAGAAGAACACCTGGGGGTGTTTATTTAAACCTGCTGAAGAACACACCGAGcatcaaagaagaaaaaatcaaG GAAATATTCTATCTGGAAAACCAGAAGGagtatgaaaacaaaaaagctgCCAAGAAGAGGAGGATACAAGTTCTGgggaaaaagatgaaaaaggcCATCAAGGGGCTCAACCTGCAGGAATATGATGACGCATCCCGTGAGACTTTTGCCAGTGACACAAACGAGGCTCTGGCTTCCCTGGATGACCTGCAGGAAGGGCACCACGAGGCGAAGATGGAACCTGAGGATACTATTGAAATTGATAATGCCCATGATTTGGAGATATTTTAG